A stretch of DNA from Spirosoma endbachense:
CTGCTCATAAATGGTCGATGGCAGTCGCAAAAGAACAGGACAATACCGGTACACATGACTTGGGCTTTATGCTCTATTGTCCCTTTGGCAATGGCTATCGGCTAACTAAAAACGAATCGTATAAGCCGATTATGCTGACCGGAGCCAAATCACTCTCGACTCGTTTCGATCCGAAAGTCGGCGTCATTAAATCCTGGAATAAGTTTCAGAACTACACATATCCAGTTATCATCGATAACATGATGAATCTGGAATTATTGTTCTGGGCGGCCAGAGAATCGGGTAATAAGCGGTTTCGCGACATCGCTATCACTCATGCCGACAACACGCTGAAAAACCATTTTCGTCCTGATTACAGCAGTTACCACGTCATTTGCTATAATCCAGACGGAACGGTAGCCGCGAAAAAAACGGCTCAGGGGGCTGCCGATGGGTCGGCCTGGGCGCGGGGTCAGGCCTGGGGATTATACGGCTATACGGTCATGTATCGCGAAACGAAAGACAAAAAATACCTGGATCAGGCCCGGCACATTGCTGATTTTTACCTGAACCATCCGAATCTTCCCGCTGATAAAATCCCGTACTGGGATTTCAACGCGCCGAATCTTCCGAACGAAGAGCGCGATGCGTCGGCTGGTGCGATTACCGCTTCGGCTTTGCTTGAGCTATCAACCTATGGCGGCCCTTCGGCTAAAACCTACTATCAGTCGGCCGTGAAAATGCTGCAAAGCCTGGCCAGTCCGGCTTATAAAGCCAATTTGGGTGAAAATAACAATTTTATTCTGAAGCATAGTGTCGGACATAAGCCGGGCAAGAGCGAAGTGGATACGCCCATTATTTATGCCGATTACTATTTTCTGGAGGGTTTACTGCGTTACGATACCCTCCGTAAAAAGCCAGAGAATAAGTCGTAAAGCCTATTGAATAGGCCTGAACGCCGACCGGATCGGATGCCCTGTCTCGAAGATAGGGTATCCGATCCGGTCGGCGTTTTTGAGTAAGCTTGCCTGGCAGGCATGACTTTCTTTCGTGCAGTGGAGTCGTGAGTTTCTTCAGCAAACAAAACGGCGGTCAAGACAAGACTCAGCACCACTTTAAGGCTTCGGAACCAAAGGCTTAAGACTCAGTAAACCACTACGCTATTTCAAATGAGTAGGTAATGTCAGTTGAAGGGCGGAACTGTGCCGTAGCCGAGCAGTACTTGTCCATCGACAGATCAATTGCCCGTTTAACCTTATCGGCATTAAGCTGACCTTTTAGTAGATAAGTGATATGAATTTTTTTGAAAGGAGCGGGAACAGCTCCTTTTTCGCGTAACCCGTCGACCTTCAATCGGAAATCGTCAATTTGTTGTTTCTGTTTCTGGAGAATCAGAATCACGTCAATGGCCGTGCAGCCAGCCAGGCCCATCAATAGCATTTCCATTGGTCTGGCCCCTGCATTATGGCCGCCAATATCAACTGCTCCGTCAATGTGCTGCGCCACTCCCGATTTTCCAATGGCTTCGAAATGAAAGGCGTCATCCACACGCACGAGTTCAACCTGCATTGTATTAAATTCCTGAACCGTGTCAACTGGTTGTGAATCAAGCATGGTACTTTTTGCGTTTATAGCTTATAATTTGTATTTTCACAGCACGGGTGGCCCCGCAGCCCAAACAACCAAAATCATGTCCGAGAAATTCACCGACGATCTTTTCGATCTTAAAAATGACAGACGGCTGAGCGTTTACCTCTACCGGGCGGGCTTCGGTTGCTGGCTACTCTATATCGTGTCGGGTGCTCGTTTCATGCATTCGGTTAGCATGTACCGAACAGATTTTGGGGTCTTCGCGTTCTTTCTGATGGTAATGGGCTTGTCGGCATCAATGATTTATGACTATTACCACCACCCCAGTGAGTTTGCCCAGAAGAAAAAATGGCTGGCATTTAGCTATGTAGTACTTGCCGTTTTGGTTTATTTCTTTATTCTGCACAATGAGCCAATGTCGATAGGCAAGATTTTCGGCCAGGGATTATTCTAATTCAGGAGATGTCCGAACGCGCACAGGCAAGCCCGTTCCGTATTGGTGCGGCATATTTATCGCCAAATCAGGAAATTCTTCTCATATAATCTATTAGGAGCGTCTAATAGCCTTCATAAAACGAACAAACCGTTGGTAAGTCACCAACGGTTTGTTCGTTTTATGAAGGCTGGTTCTAGGCAGCTGGTCTTCCTAATTGGATGTTTGCCAGGAGTTTAATGTTCTCGCCTAAGGCAAGCCCTCCACTTTCGGTCAGGGCGTTGAAGGTAACATTAAACGCTTTGCGATCAATTGTACCAGTTACCTCAAAACCTACTTTGATGTTGTTCCATGAATCCTTTTCCGTACCACCATATTCGGCGTCGAGCGCTACTTCTTTTGTAATGCCTTTGATCGTGAGGTCGCCAACAAGTTTGTACAGATCACCTTTGACCTTTTTAAATGAAGTAGAGACGAAGGAGAATTTAGGATACGTTTCCGCTTCGAAAAAGTCTGCATTTCTAAGGTGCTCATCACGACCGGGCTGGCCAGTATCTACACTGTTTACATCAACGTCGAATTGTATCTGCGCATCCTCAAACTGATCTCCATTCGTAATGGCCTGACCACTAAATGATTTAAATGTACCCGTGACCGTTGAGATGACAAGATGTTTGACTTTGAATTGTACTTCTGAATGTAGGTTATCTACAGTCCATGTTGTATTTGACATACAGGTTGATCTTTAGATTTAAACTCGGTAAGCTTTAGCAAGCAATTGTCCTGATGACAATTTTGCCTGGGCACCAAATTTATTTCTCAATTGGATCGGTAATGTACCGCTATACCAAAGGATACCGGTATCCTTTGGTATAGCGCAGGGCGAAATCGCTGGCTCACAAAAGGTATTGATGGTGGACTATGGGTTGCAATTACGCATCCTCATGGGCCAGCGAGATAGACAGCTCACGGTAGGCGTCGATCTGCTGTTGAAGCACGGCGATCACCTGCCCGGCAGTGCCAATGGCATCAGCCCCGGCAA
This window harbors:
- a CDS encoding glycoside hydrolase family 88 protein → MKHYFSLLFASLTFSAFAQTPIDVDKEFAFATKQYELMLKTHPDTTKFPQSTNPDGTIRDMKSDWWCSGFFGGSLWYLYERTKAPAMKDAAHKWSMAVAKEQDNTGTHDLGFMLYCPFGNGYRLTKNESYKPIMLTGAKSLSTRFDPKVGVIKSWNKFQNYTYPVIIDNMMNLELLFWAARESGNKRFRDIAITHADNTLKNHFRPDYSSYHVICYNPDGTVAAKKTAQGAADGSAWARGQAWGLYGYTVMYRETKDKKYLDQARHIADFYLNHPNLPADKIPYWDFNAPNLPNEERDASAGAITASALLELSTYGGPSAKTYYQSAVKMLQSLASPAYKANLGENNNFILKHSVGHKPGKSEVDTPIIYADYYFLEGLLRYDTLRKKPENKS
- a CDS encoding OsmC family protein, yielding MLDSQPVDTVQEFNTMQVELVRVDDAFHFEAIGKSGVAQHIDGAVDIGGHNAGARPMEMLLMGLAGCTAIDVILILQKQKQQIDDFRLKVDGLREKGAVPAPFKKIHITYLLKGQLNADKVKRAIDLSMDKYCSATAQFRPSTDITYSFEIA
- a CDS encoding YceI family protein; this encodes MSNTTWTVDNLHSEVQFKVKHLVISTVTGTFKSFSGQAITNGDQFEDAQIQFDVDVNSVDTGQPGRDEHLRNADFFEAETYPKFSFVSTSFKKVKGDLYKLVGDLTIKGITKEVALDAEYGGTEKDSWNNIKVGFEVTGTIDRKAFNVTFNALTESGGLALGENIKLLANIQLGRPAA